A region from the Candidatus Aenigmatarchaeota archaeon genome encodes:
- the glgP gene encoding alpha-glucan family phosphorylase, with the protein MEQNFAEMFGKPYVAYFSMEIGIDPKIPTYSGGLGVLAGDMLRSCADLNVPVMGITLLYKKGYFKQKIIDGSQVEEEFHWNPAEFMEQLPVRIKIKIDGREVAVEAWFYKIEGEIGEVPIIFLSTDLPENSEYDRAITDKLYANDDYYRLCQEIVLGIGGARMIAALGLTPGKYHMNEGHSSLLTLELCRKSTARDVMKDVRKRCVFTTHTPVPAGHDQFPRDVAEKALGEMISDKFREEVFYEGKLNMTYLGLKFSKYVNGVAKKHGEVSRHMFPGYSIDSITNGVHPGFWASEPFRRLYNKYIPGWQRDPFLLRYALSIPREEFWKAHKEAKKTLINYINSKYGLDFDPSVFTLGFARRATAYKRGDLLFSDINRLKDIASRQEIQIVYGGKAHPRDTEGKCIIKRITDQMKEVHGAIKCVYLEDYDIEIAKMLVAGVDVWLNTPQKPREASGTSGMKAAHNGVPQFSVLDGWWIEGHIENVTGWSIGPHPNQGQETNSTCDLEDLYVKLEYIILPMYYNGLEQWINIMRHTIAINASFFNTHRMAQQYVLNAYFR; encoded by the coding sequence ATGGAACAGAACTTTGCCGAAATGTTTGGAAAGCCCTATGTCGCTTACTTCAGTATGGAGATTGGAATCGACCCCAAAATCCCTACCTACTCCGGCGGGCTTGGGGTTCTGGCAGGCGACATGCTCAGAAGCTGCGCTGACCTTAATGTACCCGTGATGGGCATCACTCTCCTTTACAAAAAAGGGTACTTTAAGCAGAAAATTATCGACGGCAGCCAGGTTGAGGAGGAGTTCCACTGGAACCCTGCCGAGTTCATGGAGCAGCTTCCTGTGAGGATAAAGATTAAGATAGACGGGCGGGAGGTTGCAGTTGAAGCGTGGTTTTACAAGATAGAGGGTGAAATCGGGGAAGTGCCCATAATATTTCTTAGCACAGACCTTCCCGAAAACTCGGAATACGACAGGGCAATAACAGACAAGCTTTACGCTAATGATGATTACTATCGGCTATGCCAGGAAATCGTGCTTGGCATCGGCGGGGCAAGGATGATTGCAGCTCTTGGCCTGACTCCAGGAAAGTACCACATGAACGAGGGCCACTCTTCTCTTCTAACGCTGGAATTGTGCCGGAAAAGCACTGCCAGGGACGTAATGAAAGATGTCCGGAAAAGGTGCGTGTTTACGACCCACACCCCGGTCCCGGCAGGCCACGACCAGTTCCCGAGAGACGTGGCAGAAAAAGCTCTTGGCGAAATGATTTCTGACAAGTTCCGGGAAGAGGTTTTTTACGAAGGCAAGCTCAATATGACTTACCTTGGGCTCAAGTTCAGCAAGTACGTAAACGGCGTTGCAAAAAAGCACGGCGAGGTAAGCCGCCACATGTTCCCGGGCTACTCAATCGACTCCATTACAAATGGTGTCCACCCCGGATTTTGGGCAAGTGAGCCATTCAGGCGGCTCTACAACAAGTACATTCCGGGCTGGCAGAGAGACCCCTTCCTCTTGAGGTACGCTCTCAGCATCCCAAGGGAGGAGTTCTGGAAAGCCCACAAGGAGGCCAAAAAGACGCTTATCAATTACATCAACAGCAAGTACGGCCTTGACTTCGACCCCAGCGTTTTCACCCTCGGCTTTGCCAGAAGGGCTACCGCCTACAAGAGAGGAGACCTGCTGTTTTCGGACATAAATCGGCTAAAGGATATTGCAAGCCGCCAGGAAATCCAGATTGTCTATGGAGGAAAAGCGCATCCCCGGGACACTGAAGGAAAATGCATAATCAAGAGAATTACCGACCAGATGAAAGAAGTCCATGGCGCAATAAAGTGCGTGTATCTCGAGGACTACGACATCGAAATCGCAAAAATGCTCGTTGCAGGGGTCGACGTGTGGCTTAACACCCCCCAAAAGCCAAGGGAAGCAAGCGGAACATCCGGCATGAAAGCGGCGCATAACGGCGTGCCCCAGTTCTCTGTCCTTGACGGATGGTGGATTGAGGGTCACATCGAAAACGTCACCGGCTGGAGCATAGGGCCGCACCCAAACCAAGGCCAGGAGACAAATTCCACCTGCGACCTGGAAGACCTGTACGTAAAGCTTGAGTATATCATACTGCCCATGTACTACAACGGGCTGGAGCAGTGGATAAACATCATGCGGCACACAATCGCCATAAACGCCTCCTTTTTCAATACACACCGGATGGCGCAGCAGTACGTGCTGAACGCTTATTTCAGGTAA
- a CDS encoding NUDIX domain-containing protein, translating into MANEFFDIVDENDLPTGIQKPRSVAHRDGLWHRVIHVWIYNSRGEVLLQLRQKDKDTYPNVWDLSVGGHVTAGSSIIDAAKREVFEEVGLNLKESDLEFYGKKKSEKTPDGNIDSEYHYVYLLKYDGLFENLKFQEEEIQKIQFITLEDLEKNLKEHPEKYLPRGDYWTEMIGAIRGKMHEMGAPR; encoded by the coding sequence ATGGCCAATGAATTTTTTGACATAGTTGACGAAAATGACCTTCCCACAGGCATCCAAAAGCCAAGAAGCGTTGCCCACCGGGACGGGCTTTGGCATAGAGTAATCCACGTCTGGATATATAATTCCAGAGGAGAGGTTCTTTTGCAGCTTCGCCAAAAAGACAAGGACACGTACCCTAATGTCTGGGACCTGTCTGTAGGCGGGCATGTTACGGCAGGAAGCTCAATAATTGATGCTGCAAAAAGGGAAGTTTTTGAGGAAGTGGGTTTGAATCTAAAAGAAAGCGACCTCGAATTTTACGGAAAAAAGAAAAGCGAGAAAACGCCAGACGGAAACATTGATAGCGAGTACCACTACGTCTACCTCCTGAAGTACGACGGACTCTTTGAAAACCTGAAGTTCCAGGAAGAGGAGATCCAGAAGATACAGTTCATAACACTCGAAGATCTGGAAAAAAACCTCAAAGAACACCCCGAAAAATACCTTCCTAGAGGCGATTACTGGACGGAGATGATCGGAGCTATAAGAGGCAAGATGCATGAAATGGGAGCACCCCGGTAA
- a CDS encoding ribonuclease P, whose product MKDRPKTLPSSYREKRRYLTFKIISDEEIRPEDLAKALWRAVAGNMGVFGLAKTNFHFFRDLYEQSEKKFVVRCMPKDVEAVRLSMALITEINEKPASIVSVGVSGTMRSSKKKHLKQTLLSTYKI is encoded by the coding sequence ATGAAGGACAGGCCTAAGACGCTTCCGTCGTCATACCGGGAAAAGAGGAGATACCTCACGTTCAAAATCATAAGTGATGAGGAAATAAGGCCCGAGGACCTTGCCAAAGCGCTTTGGAGGGCGGTCGCAGGAAATATGGGCGTGTTCGGGCTTGCAAAGACAAACTTTCATTTCTTCAGGGACCTCTACGAGCAAAGCGAGAAGAAGTTCGTTGTCAGGTGTATGCCTAAAGACGTCGAAGCCGTGCGACTGAGCATGGCCCTTATTACCGAGATTAACGAAAAGCCGGCCAGCATTGTGTCTGTTGGAGTATCGGGCACAATGAGGTCAAGCAAAAAAAAGCACCTTAAGCAAACCCTTCTTTCAACTTACAAAATATAG